A part of Clostridium novyi genomic DNA contains:
- the spo0A gene encoding sporulation transcription factor Spo0A, which produces MENNKISVVIADDNKEFCNILNDYLLNQRDIVVTGVAKDGIEALKLIQEKKPDLLILDIIMPHLDGLGVLERLSTINIDQLPRIIVLSAVGQDKITQRAITLGADYYVVKPFDMDVFTKRIRQMFNNTISNEGIKKVSTLMETEQINITNNEPMDLESEITNIIHEIGVPAHIKGYMYLREAISMVVNDVELLSAVTKELYPSIAKKYNTTASRVERAIRHAIEVAWSRGQIETINRIFGYTIHNGKGKPTNSEFIAMVADKLRLKNKVS; this is translated from the coding sequence ATGGAAAATAATAAAATAAGTGTAGTAATTGCAGATGATAATAAGGAATTTTGTAATATTCTAAATGATTATCTTTTAAATCAAAGAGATATAGTAGTAACTGGTGTTGCTAAGGATGGTATAGAAGCACTAAAATTAATACAAGAAAAAAAGCCAGATTTATTAATTCTTGATATAATAATGCCTCATTTGGATGGTCTTGGTGTTTTGGAAAGATTAAGTACCATAAATATAGATCAGTTACCTAGAATTATTGTACTTTCAGCAGTAGGTCAAGATAAGATAACTCAGAGAGCTATAACTTTAGGTGCAGATTATTATGTAGTAAAACCTTTTGATATGGATGTATTTACAAAAAGAATAAGACAAATGTTCAATAATACTATATCTAATGAGGGAATTAAAAAAGTTTCAACATTAATGGAAACGGAACAAATTAATATTACTAATAATGAGCCTATGGATTTAGAATCAGAAATTACTAATATAATACATGAAATAGGAGTTCCAGCACATATAAAAGGTTATATGTATCTTAGAGAAGCTATTAGTATGGTTGTAAATGATGTTGAACTTTTATCAGCTGTTACTAAAGAATTATATCCATCTATAGCTAAGAAATATAATACCACTGCTAGCAGAGTTGAAAGAGCTATAAGGCATGCTATAGAAGTAGCTTGGTCAAGAGGACAAATAGAAACTATAAATAGAATTTTTGGTTATACTATTCACAATGGAAAAGGCAAACCAACTAATAGTGAATTTATTGCTATGGTAGCTGATAAATTAAGATTAAAAAATAAAGTTAGCTAA
- the spoIVB gene encoding SpoIVB peptidase: MKNKMKCIICWSLVPIIMLIALACFQISHIPNTIFIRKNQQLNSNYNIKLGMNKLKLNNSKGSNNQNISVNLFGVLPIKSVSVKSIPQIYVYPGGTPVGVRLSTKGVLVVSLSDIQSEKGKIVSPAAESGIQVGDIIININNKPINSSEDLIKEINLNKKNNLNVRIERNGKILDKSIVPIKDKENNVYKIGLWVRDSTSGVGTLTFYDKKTNKFAALGHPITDVDTGNILKINTGEIVESSIISVKKGQKGSPGELRGIFMNEESTLGNVSKNTLCGIYGKSKNNLVSKKYNKPIKIALRSEIKEGPAKILTTIDGTEPKLYDIKIEKLLFQDVPGPKSMVIKITDNELLNKTGGIVQGMSGSPIIQDNKLVGAVTHVLINRPDVGYGIYIEWMLKDAEILQNN; encoded by the coding sequence ATGAAAAATAAAATGAAATGCATAATATGCTGGAGTTTAGTTCCTATAATAATGTTAATTGCTCTTGCATGTTTTCAAATTTCACATATTCCTAATACTATTTTTATAAGAAAAAATCAGCAATTAAATTCCAATTATAATATAAAATTAGGAATGAATAAATTAAAGTTAAATAATAGTAAAGGGAGTAATAATCAAAATATAAGTGTAAATTTATTCGGAGTTTTGCCCATAAAATCAGTTAGTGTAAAATCAATACCTCAAATTTATGTATATCCTGGAGGAACTCCAGTAGGAGTTAGACTTAGTACAAAGGGAGTATTAGTAGTATCTTTATCAGATATACAGTCAGAAAAAGGAAAAATTGTAAGTCCAGCAGCAGAAAGTGGCATACAAGTAGGAGATATAATCATAAATATAAATAATAAGCCTATAAATTCATCAGAAGATCTTATTAAAGAAATAAATTTAAACAAAAAAAATAATTTAAATGTTAGAATAGAAAGAAATGGTAAGATTTTAGATAAAAGCATAGTTCCTATAAAAGATAAAGAAAATAATGTTTATAAAATAGGTTTATGGGTGAGAGATTCAACGTCAGGTGTTGGCACTTTAACATTTTATGATAAAAAAACCAATAAATTTGCTGCATTGGGACATCCTATAACAGACGTTGATACTGGAAATATATTAAAAATTAATACAGGTGAAATTGTAGAATCTTCTATAATATCTGTAAAAAAAGGACAAAAAGGAAGCCCTGGTGAACTTAGAGGAATATTTATGAATGAAGAATCTACATTAGGTAATGTAAGTAAAAACACTTTATGTGGAATATACGGTAAATCAAAGAATAATTTAGTTTCTAAAAAATATAATAAACCCATTAAAATAGCCTTAAGAAGTGAAATAAAAGAAGGACCAGCTAAAATATTAACAACTATAGATGGAACTGAACCTAAGTTATATGATATAAAAATAGAAAAATTACTTTTTCAAGATGTTCCAGGACCTAAGAGTATGGTTATTAAAATAACTGATAATGAATTATTAAATAAAACTGGGGGAATAGTTCAAGGAATGAGCGGAAGTCCTATAATACAAGATAATAAGCTAGTAGGAGCTGTAACACATGTTCTAATAAATCGTCCAGATGTTGGTTATGGAATTTATATAGAATGGATGCTTAAAGATGCAGAAATACTGCAAAATAACTAG
- the recN gene encoding DNA repair protein RecN, producing MLLQLNIKNFALIEELTINFEKGFNVLTGETGAGKSILIDAINYVLGGKFNKGLIRTGENRTFVEAIFDIENSAVVNMLKHMDISFEDLLIISRETFKSGKSVVKANGKSLLISDIRKISNILINIHGQHDNQELLNSSKHIYYLDKFGEELLNDPLNNYKNNYEELLQIDNKIKEFGIEDGEKEKLMDFLKYQIEEIESLKLKSGEDKKLEEQYSILNNAEKINNALSESYNILYNSSDNYTSIYDLLNKVIREIRSVENHMEKVKEIADSLEECYFNIEQNITDIRNIQNTVIYDKNELELINSRIFQIDSLKRKYGSTIDDILLYKDKIQNQFDEMNNSSKIIEKLKIKRNNIIKKLRNQAKIIHNIRLDVSSILEKRIKEELDYVGLEKSVLKINVDFKDDFYMNGCDKVKFLISTNPGEPLQPLDKVVSGGELSRIMLSLKTAFVDKDEIPSVIFDEIDIGISGRVAQRVAEKMYLISRGHQVFCVTHLPQIASMSDNHFLVSKDVKNGKTYTNIVPITNEEKESEIARMIGGSQITQLTLKNAKEMVNIAIKRKNELL from the coding sequence ATGCTTCTTCAATTAAATATTAAAAATTTTGCTTTGATAGAAGAGTTAACCATTAATTTTGAAAAAGGTTTTAATGTATTAACAGGAGAAACTGGAGCTGGTAAGTCTATACTAATAGATGCAATAAACTATGTATTAGGTGGAAAATTTAATAAAGGATTAATAAGAACAGGTGAAAACAGAACCTTTGTAGAAGCTATATTTGATATAGAAAATAGTGCCGTAGTAAATATGTTAAAACATATGGATATTTCTTTTGAAGATCTATTAATTATAAGTAGAGAAACTTTTAAATCAGGAAAAAGTGTTGTTAAAGCAAATGGAAAATCATTATTAATTTCAGATATAAGAAAAATATCTAATATATTAATAAATATCCATGGGCAGCATGATAATCAAGAATTATTAAATTCATCAAAACATATTTATTATTTAGATAAATTTGGAGAAGAACTATTAAATGACCCTTTAAATAATTATAAAAATAATTATGAAGAATTATTACAAATAGATAATAAAATAAAAGAATTTGGTATAGAAGACGGAGAAAAAGAAAAATTAATGGATTTTCTTAAATATCAAATAGAAGAAATAGAGAGTTTAAAGTTAAAATCTGGCGAAGATAAAAAATTAGAAGAACAATATTCTATACTTAATAATGCTGAGAAAATAAATAATGCATTATCAGAAAGTTATAATATATTATACAATAGTAGTGATAATTATACATCTATTTATGATTTATTAAATAAAGTTATTCGTGAAATTAGAAGTGTTGAAAATCATATGGAAAAAGTTAAAGAAATAGCAGATTCTTTGGAAGAGTGTTATTTTAATATAGAGCAAAATATAACTGATATTAGGAATATTCAAAATACAGTTATATATGATAAAAATGAATTAGAACTTATAAATAGTAGGATATTTCAAATAGATTCTCTTAAAAGAAAGTATGGATCCACTATTGATGATATATTATTGTATAAAGATAAAATACAAAATCAGTTTGATGAAATGAATAATAGTAGCAAGATTATAGAAAAATTAAAAATAAAAAGAAATAATATAATAAAAAAGTTAAGAAATCAAGCTAAAATTATACATAATATAAGATTAGATGTTAGTAGTATATTAGAAAAAAGAATAAAGGAAGAACTTGATTATGTTGGTCTTGAAAAGAGTGTTTTAAAGATTAATGTTGATTTTAAAGATGACTTTTATATGAATGGTTGTGATAAAGTGAAATTTTTAATATCAACTAATCCAGGTGAACCTTTACAACCTTTAGATAAAGTAGTATCTGGAGGAGAATTATCTAGAATAATGCTTAGTTTAAAGACTGCATTTGTTGATAAAGATGAAATACCATCAGTAATATTTGATGAAATAGATATTGGAATAAGTGGTAGAGTAGCTCAAAGAGTAGCTGAAAAAATGTATTTAATTTCAAGAGGACATCAAGTATTTTGTGTAACACATCTTCCACAAATAGCTAGTATGTCTGATAATCATTTTTTAGTTTCTAAGGATGTTAAAAATGGAAAAACATATACTAATATAGTACCAATTACTAATGAAGAAAAAGAAAGTGAAATAGCAAGAATGATTGGTGGATCTCAAATTACACAACTAACATTAAAAAATGCCAAAGAAATGGTTAACATAGCAATTAAAAGAAAAAATGAATTACTATAA
- a CDS encoding CAP domain-containing protein, which produces MKKKILSILIMLGMLSVPNVVQASENINVNEFYLQNGCKTSIVIYNEFFKFSYRNLEPETPKCICHGEEVVKSLCEYTLLNNDYNVSNFNCVNYMYNIINKEFKYKNNCSNKIRLIELQKSDILKDIPLDKDVKISNNVKEENKIKTETHTNFKFNENIKSQDKLEPKEEAKSNLQFKSEVKLTENKNQKLSLNYKNQVNKRMLQLVNELRHSQGVSPLKNVEVLNNLAEKRSQYMAETEEFSHNDKNGNFIFKDELDKINYKWNEVGENIAQNYYSKNPDKLAEELFNQWKNSPGHYKNMISSNFNEIGFGISITENDKIYATQGFVGIR; this is translated from the coding sequence ATGAAGAAAAAGATTTTATCAATATTAATTATGTTAGGAATGTTATCAGTTCCAAATGTTGTACAAGCTAGTGAAAATATTAATGTAAATGAATTCTATTTACAAAATGGATGTAAAACATCAATAGTTATATACAATGAATTTTTTAAATTTTCTTATAGAAACTTAGAACCAGAAACTCCAAAATGTATTTGTCATGGAGAAGAAGTAGTAAAATCATTATGTGAATATACTTTATTAAACAATGATTATAATGTAAGTAACTTTAATTGTGTAAATTATATGTATAATATAATTAATAAGGAATTCAAATATAAAAATAATTGTTCTAATAAAATAAGGTTAATTGAGCTTCAAAAAAGTGATATTTTAAAAGACATACCATTAGATAAAGACGTTAAAATAAGCAATAATGTTAAAGAAGAAAATAAAATAAAAACAGAAACACATACAAATTTCAAATTTAATGAAAATATTAAATCACAGGATAAACTAGAACCTAAAGAAGAAGCAAAATCAAATTTACAATTTAAATCAGAAGTTAAACTAACAGAAAACAAAAATCAAAAATTATCCTTAAATTATAAAAATCAAGTAAATAAAAGAATGTTACAATTAGTTAACGAACTTAGACATTCTCAAGGTGTATCTCCTCTTAAGAATGTTGAGGTATTAAATAATTTAGCTGAAAAACGTTCGCAATATATGGCTGAAACTGAAGAGTTTTCTCATAATGATAAAAATGGAAATTTTATATTTAAAGATGAATTAGATAAAATTAATTATAAATGGAATGAGGTTGGAGAGAATATAGCTCAAAATTATTATTCTAAAAATCCAGATAAATTAGCAGAAGAGTTATTCAATCAATGGAAAAATTCACCGGGACATTATAAAAATATGATAAGCTCAAATTTTAATGAAATAGGATTTGGAATAAGTATTACAGAAAATGATAAAATTTATGCAACTCAAGGATTCGTAGGAATAAGATAG
- a CDS encoding NAD(+)/NADH kinase: MKNIGLNINSSKFIDESVIESIINKIKKYILDAKVTIYKDSRGLDSESTYNLDIIIVLGGDGTILRTARAVSKYGTPIFGINMGHLGFLTEVEISDFEEAIKKLSLHDYIIEDRMMLECNVNNENKNAKYISLNDIVISRGTLSRILNYEVFIDDKFYTSFNSDGVIISTPTGSTGYALSAGGPIIYPTLEVMSVIPICPHSMKNRSIMIESDSKIDIKINHKRESVFLTLDGQEAIELDKCEEIIIKKCSFKCKLIRIHGYDYFEVLRKKIF, encoded by the coding sequence ATGAAAAATATAGGTTTAAATATTAATAGTAGCAAATTTATAGATGAAAGTGTAATAGAAAGTATTATAAATAAAATAAAAAAATATATTTTGGATGCTAAAGTTACAATCTATAAAGACTCTAGAGGACTTGATTCTGAGAGTACATATAATCTTGATATAATTATAGTTTTAGGCGGAGATGGTACAATTCTTAGAACAGCTAGAGCAGTATCTAAATATGGAACACCTATATTTGGAATAAATATGGGTCATCTTGGATTTTTAACAGAAGTAGAAATTTCGGATTTTGAAGAGGCTATTAAAAAATTAAGTTTACATGACTATATAATAGAAGATCGAATGATGCTAGAGTGCAATGTTAATAATGAAAATAAAAATGCAAAATATATTTCATTAAATGATATAGTAATATCAAGAGGAACATTATCAAGAATATTAAACTATGAGGTTTTTATAGATGATAAGTTTTATACTTCATTTAATTCTGATGGAGTAATTATTTCAACTCCTACAGGTTCTACAGGATATGCACTTTCAGCTGGCGGACCAATAATTTATCCTACTTTAGAGGTAATGTCAGTGATACCTATATGTCCACATTCTATGAAAAATAGAAGTATAATGATAGAAAGTGATAGTAAGATTGATATTAAAATAAATCATAAAAGAGAAAGTGTATTTCTAACTTTAGATGGACAGGAAGCTATTGAACTTGATAAATGTGAAGAAATTATAATAAAAAAATGTAGTTTCAAATGTAAACTTATAAGAATACATGGTTATGATTATTTTGAAGTATTAAGAAAGAAAATATTTTAG
- a CDS encoding TlyA family RNA methyltransferase — translation MSNVKSERLDSLLVEKNLFESREKAKIAIMEGKIFVNGQRVDKCGQKVKVDSDIEFKGEVMPYVSRGGYKLEKSMKSFNIELQGKSCMDIGASTGGFTDCMLQNGAIKVFSVDVGYGQFAWKLRTDPRVVCMERTNARYLTFDDLGEYPDFASIDVSFISLKKIIPAIANLLSEKGEVVALIKPQFEAGRDKVGKKGVVREASTHKEVIKDILTFLNENDLRIKGIDYSPIKGPEGNIEYLVYFTKNKDYHKEFDFNIIDTIVNSSHEDL, via the coding sequence ATGAGCAATGTCAAAAGTGAGAGATTAGATAGTCTTTTAGTTGAAAAGAATCTTTTTGAATCGAGAGAAAAAGCTAAAATTGCTATTATGGAAGGAAAAATATTTGTAAATGGTCAAAGGGTAGATAAATGTGGTCAAAAAGTAAAAGTAGATTCAGATATTGAATTTAAAGGTGAAGTTATGCCATATGTAAGTAGAGGTGGATACAAATTAGAAAAATCAATGAAAAGCTTTAATATAGAGCTTCAAGGAAAGTCATGTATGGACATTGGAGCTTCAACAGGTGGATTTACTGATTGTATGCTTCAAAATGGTGCTATAAAAGTTTTTTCTGTAGATGTTGGATATGGTCAATTTGCATGGAAATTAAGAACTGATCCAAGAGTTGTTTGTATGGAAAGAACTAATGCTAGATATTTAACGTTTGATGATTTAGGAGAATATCCTGATTTTGCAAGTATTGATGTATCATTTATATCTTTAAAAAAAATAATACCAGCCATTGCAAATTTACTTTCAGAAAAAGGAGAAGTAGTTGCACTAATTAAGCCACAATTTGAGGCTGGAAGAGATAAAGTCGGTAAAAAAGGTGTTGTAAGAGAAGCAAGCACTCATAAAGAAGTAATTAAGGATATATTGACTTTCTTAAATGAAAATGATTTAAGGATTAAAGGAATTGATTATTCACCAATAAAAGGACCAGAAGGGAATATAGAATATTTGGTTTATTTTACAAAAAATAAGGATTATCATAAGGAATTTGACTTTAATATTATAGACACAATTGTTAATTCTTCACATGAGGATTTATAG
- a CDS encoding arginine repressor, producing MKIQRHSKILEIINTKDIETQEELAEELKKRGVDVTQATVSRDIKELKLIKVLSENGSYKYATISKSDSFITNKLVNVFTNTVISVESVQNFVVVKTLSGSGSAAAESIDSMNFDGIAGTIAGDNTIFILTMNEDKAQEIVKKLRKMLSNK from the coding sequence ATGAAGATTCAACGACATTCTAAAATTTTAGAGATAATAAATACAAAAGATATAGAAACTCAAGAAGAACTTGCAGAAGAGTTAAAAAAAAGAGGCGTTGATGTTACACAGGCAACTGTATCTCGTGATATTAAAGAACTAAAATTAATTAAGGTTTTATCAGAAAACGGAAGTTACAAATATGCTACTATATCTAAAAGTGATAGTTTTATAACTAATAAGTTAGTTAATGTATTTACAAATACAGTAATAAGTGTTGAAAGTGTACAAAACTTTGTTGTAGTAAAAACTTTATCAGGATCAGGATCCGCAGCAGCAGAATCTATTGATTCTATGAATTTTGATGGAATTGCTGGAACTATAGCTGGAGATAATACTATATTTATATTAACTATGAATGAAGATAAAGCTCAAGAAATAGTGAAAAAACTAAGGAAGATGCTTTCTAACAAATAG
- a CDS encoding DegV family protein, translating into MNKYKILTDSCCDLPIDYLINNNVNYVSLTYRLDDKEYYDDFGKSVKYTQFYDYMRKGNIPKTSQVNPQSFYNAFKEILDRNEDILYICVSSGLSGTYNSANIAKNMILDEYKDSKIEIMDVLTASLGQGLMVMKAVEMKNQGMNLEQVAENLENIRYKLNTYITVDDLNHLKRGGRISSTAALFGAVLHIKPILTLNDEGKVISILKVKGKKSLIRKLTEIVCEKIINPEQEEICICHADSKIEAEKLKESILKKIQVKNVIINDIGPVVGTYGGPGALAVFFIGQHRQNHVIDI; encoded by the coding sequence ATGAATAAATATAAGATATTAACAGATTCATGTTGTGATTTACCTATAGATTATTTAATAAACAATAACGTGAATTATGTAAGTCTAACATATAGATTAGATGATAAAGAATATTATGATGATTTTGGGAAAAGTGTAAAATATACACAGTTTTATGATTATATGCGAAAAGGTAATATTCCTAAAACTTCTCAAGTTAATCCTCAATCTTTTTATAATGCATTTAAAGAAATATTAGATAGGAATGAAGACATCTTATATATATGTGTATCTTCAGGATTAAGTGGTACTTATAATAGTGCTAATATAGCAAAAAATATGATATTAGATGAATATAAAGATAGTAAAATAGAGATTATGGATGTATTAACTGCATCATTAGGACAAGGCTTAATGGTAATGAAAGCCGTAGAGATGAAAAATCAGGGAATGAATTTAGAACAAGTTGCTGAAAATTTAGAAAATATAAGATATAAATTAAATACTTATATAACTGTAGATGATCTTAATCATTTAAAAAGAGGAGGTAGAATTTCTAGTACTGCTGCTTTATTTGGAGCTGTTCTTCACATTAAACCAATTCTTACATTAAATGATGAAGGGAAAGTCATATCTATACTAAAGGTAAAAGGAAAAAAAAGTCTTATTAGAAAACTAACAGAAATTGTTTGTGAAAAAATAATAAATCCTGAACAAGAAGAAATATGTATATGTCATGCAGATTCTAAAATTGAAGCTGAAAAATTAAAAGAATCAATATTAAAAAAGATTCAAGTTAAAAATGTAATAATAAATGACATAGGACCAGTTGTAGGAACTTATGGTGGGCCTGGAGCTTTAGCAGTATTCTTTATTGGACAACATAGACAAAATCATGTTATAGATATTTAA
- the dxs gene encoding 1-deoxy-D-xylulose-5-phosphate synthase encodes MSGIIDNYKELYQLKAMSFSQLDKFAEEIRSFLVNKVSKTGGHLASNLGVVELTLSLYKVFNLNNDKIVWDVGHQTYVHKILTGRAENFDNLRKYGGMSGFPKRCESKYDFFETGHSSTSISAALGMARARDLKGEKHNVIAVIGDGALTGGMAIEALNDVGDKKTNLIIILNDNQMSIGKNVGGVSTYLSRIRIDPKYNKFKSDFNDILRKTNIGNGVADSISKIKSGIKQILVPGMFFEEMGIKYLGPIDGHNIRELTKVMTMAKEIKGPVLIHTITQKGKGYKFAEKDPDMFHGIGAFNLDTGKVSKISGDTYSKAFGSSIVELAKEDNRVIGITAAMRDGTGLREFSEKFPKRFFDVGIAEQHAVTLAAGMAREGLKPIFAVYSTFLQRAYDQVIHDVCHQNLPVIFAIDRAGIVGSDGETHQGIFDLSFLNHMPNMTIMCPKNINEIKHMFKWAINQDFPIAIRYPRGGDVIDLPAKENYIKGKWEVLKDNGNISIIATGKMVATAIKVSEKIKKLGIDINVINACFVKPLDKSLLNKLILKEHKIITLEDNVITGGFGESVLQCINTLKQDSQVKVLNLGFEDKFIPHGSVDTLYKVNNLDVDGIIKSIVKIL; translated from the coding sequence ATGAGTGGAATAATTGATAATTATAAAGAACTTTATCAGCTAAAAGCAATGTCTTTTTCTCAATTAGATAAATTTGCTGAAGAAATTAGAAGCTTTTTAGTAAATAAAGTGTCTAAAACAGGAGGACATTTAGCGTCTAATTTAGGAGTAGTGGAACTTACATTAAGTTTATATAAAGTTTTTAATTTAAATAATGATAAAATCGTATGGGATGTGGGACATCAAACTTATGTTCATAAAATACTTACTGGTAGAGCAGAAAATTTTGATAACTTAAGAAAATATGGTGGCATGAGTGGTTTCCCTAAAAGATGTGAAAGTAAATACGATTTTTTTGAAACAGGTCATAGTAGTACATCAATTTCTGCTGCTTTAGGTATGGCAAGAGCAAGAGATTTAAAGGGAGAAAAGCATAATGTTATTGCTGTAATTGGAGATGGTGCATTAACAGGGGGAATGGCTATTGAGGCCTTAAATGATGTAGGTGATAAAAAAACAAATTTAATTATTATATTAAATGATAATCAAATGTCCATAGGAAAAAATGTTGGAGGAGTATCTACATATTTAAGTAGAATTAGAATTGATCCAAAGTATAATAAGTTCAAATCAGATTTTAATGATATTTTAAGAAAGACTAATATAGGAAATGGAGTTGCTGATTCCATAAGTAAAATCAAATCTGGAATAAAACAAATCTTAGTTCCAGGAATGTTTTTTGAAGAAATGGGAATAAAGTATTTAGGTCCTATAGATGGTCATAATATAAGAGAACTCACTAAGGTTATGACTATGGCAAAAGAAATAAAAGGACCTGTCTTAATACATACAATTACACAAAAAGGAAAAGGATATAAATTTGCCGAGAAAGATCCGGATATGTTTCATGGAATTGGAGCTTTTAATTTAGATACTGGAAAAGTATCTAAAATAAGTGGAGATACATACTCTAAAGCTTTTGGAAGTAGTATAGTTGAACTTGCCAAGGAAGACAATAGAGTTATCGGAATTACTGCTGCTATGAGAGATGGAACAGGCCTTAGAGAGTTTAGTGAAAAGTTTCCTAAACGTTTTTTTGATGTAGGAATTGCAGAACAACATGCAGTAACACTTGCAGCTGGAATGGCAAGAGAAGGATTAAAACCTATATTTGCTGTGTATTCTACATTCTTACAAAGAGCTTATGATCAAGTTATTCATGATGTGTGTCATCAAAATTTACCAGTTATTTTTGCTATAGATAGAGCGGGTATAGTGGGTAGTGATGGAGAAACGCATCAAGGAATTTTTGATTTATCATTTCTTAATCATATGCCTAATATGACTATAATGTGTCCTAAAAATATTAATGAAATAAAACATATGTTCAAGTGGGCTATAAATCAAGATTTCCCTATTGCTATAAGATATCCAAGGGGTGGAGATGTTATAGATTTACCTGCTAAGGAGAATTACATAAAAGGAAAATGGGAAGTATTAAAGGATAACGGTAACATATCTATAATTGCTACTGGAAAAATGGTAGCTACAGCTATAAAAGTTTCTGAAAAAATAAAGAAATTGGGAATAGATATAAATGTAATAAATGCATGTTTTGTTAAACCACTTGATAAATCTTTGCTAAATAAGTTAATTTTAAAAGAGCACAAAATTATAACATTAGAGGATAATGTTATAACTGGTGGATTTGGAGAAAGTGTTCTTCAGTGTATAAATACTTTAAAGCAAGATAGTCAAGTTAAGGTTTTAAATTTAGGATTTGAAGATAAATTTATACCTCATGGTAGTGTTGACACTTTATATAAAGTAAATAATTTAGATGTAGATGGAATAATAAAAAGTATAGTAAAGATTTTATAA
- a CDS encoding polyprenyl synthetase family protein — translation MYMNMLKIEINKWLNDYFENKGSYNKIIYDSMKYSIEVGGKRIRPILMLSTYSIYKDNYKDIMPMACAIEMIHTYSLIHDDLPGMDNDDLRRGKPTNHKVFGEAIAILAGDGLLNEAMNIMFNYSLTHDKLALMASKVISEASGAEGMIGGQVVDIISEGQEISPDKLKYMHKNKTGQLIKSSIIAGAILGGASKEEIEILDEFGSKLGLAFQIKDDILDVIGDSKILGKEVHKDDENNKTTFISHFGLKKCKELCVELTEQCIKLLSYISKDTKQLKDIALFLMKREF, via the coding sequence ATGTACATGAATATGTTAAAGATAGAAATAAACAAGTGGTTAAATGATTATTTTGAAAATAAGGGAAGTTATAATAAAATAATTTATGATTCAATGAAATATAGCATTGAGGTTGGTGGAAAAAGAATAAGACCTATTTTAATGCTAAGTACTTATAGTATATATAAAGACAACTATAAAGATATAATGCCTATGGCATGTGCTATAGAGATGATTCACACTTATTCTTTGATACATGATGATCTTCCAGGAATGGATAACGATGATTTAAGAAGAGGAAAACCAACTAATCATAAAGTCTTTGGAGAAGCCATTGCTATCCTTGCAGGTGATGGACTTTTAAATGAAGCTATGAATATCATGTTTAATTATTCATTAACTCATGATAAATTAGCACTTATGGCATCTAAAGTAATTTCAGAGGCATCAGGTGCTGAAGGCATGATAGGTGGTCAGGTTGTAGATATTATAAGTGAAGGTCAAGAAATATCTCCAGATAAACTAAAATATATGCACAAAAACAAAACTGGTCAATTGATTAAAAGCTCTATTATAGCAGGTGCAATTTTAGGTGGTGCAAGTAAAGAAGAAATAGAAATTTTAGATGAATTTGGATCCAAACTTGGATTAGCATTTCAAATAAAAGATGATATATTAGATGTTATAGGTGATTCAAAGATTTTAGGCAAAGAAGTGCATAAAGATGATGAAAATAATAAGACTACGTTTATTTCTCACTTTGGATTAAAAAAATGTAAAGAGCTATGTGTAGAGTTAACGGAACAATGTATAAAACTATTATCTTATATAAGTAAAGATACAAAACAATTAAAGGATATAGCATTATTCTTAATGAAAAGAGAATTTTAA